GCTAGAATAGTCAGGTTAAAGAATAAGCAAGCATTTGAAAGACTTCTGAATCTTTCTCTTCTCAACGAAAAAGAGATAGATCAGGTTAAAGATTAGCCTTACTGAAAGGCTTATTTTCAAAATCACAATATATTTGAGGGTTCAGATCCTCAATAAAACCGGAATTTTGGAAAAAAACATGATGAACATCAAAATGTAAAAACAATCCAAAAGAAAAAGAAAGATGAAGAAAGTAAATAGTAAAGTGAGATAGTCTGCTATCTCACGTGTTTTTCGTTTTCGTCTCATAAAAGTATTTTTTGTACTGCAGTTAATTACTCCACCTTATTCTCCTCTCAGCTCAAGCCCTGCCTTAATTCCTTTTATAACTGCTTCAGTGATCTTTTTTCCAAACTCCGTACTCGAACCTGCATATGGAATTCCCTGATTTTTTTCACTTTCAGAGTCAGGTTCTGAGTCTATCTCATAGGCAACAACAACTGCATCCGTATTGGTGCCCAGAAAAGTATATCCTTTCTCAAGAAGCGCAAGCCCTTTAGCTTCGGTGGCTGTAATTATTGCGCCGAGGAGAGCTGTCTCTGATAGTCTTGCTTTTGAGACCAGAATTATATTTATGGTTCCTACCTTTGCCCTGAATTTCGAGCCATTGCTTACGCCAGCAGTTATAAAAGCTGTAAGATAGTCGTCTTCGATGACCTGGAGATATTCCATATTTACTGCTGTCAGGAGGCCGAAGGTATTGGCTACCTCAAGGCCCATTTTCAGAGCTTCTTCTTTTATGAACTCTCTTGGATCAGGTGGGTTGAAAGTTCTTGGCACCTGCCTGTTGAAAATGTACTTTACCCGTGCACGTCCCCCATTTAAACCCGTGCTCACGGCTTCGAAATTACCTTCAATGACAAGAGTACTGTCTTTTGCATAGTATCTCATATAATGATCACGTTTTTTCCAGATGATAATATGCCAGTGGTATCTATTGAGATTTGTGCTCATTGAAATAATACTTTTCAATTATAGTTTGAATGGAAGGTCTGGAAAACACAGTAGGCAATTCACAAGTTTAGCCGGGAAGAATGTCACATTTTCTCAATTGCTTTCAGACAGCTCTTTGCTTCTTTCAGGAGATAATTTCTGTATTTTGAGTTACATTTTAAGATGGCAATTCTCAGCAGACCATAAGCCATATAAAACGGAATAATTTCAGTTATTTTTCGAAATTCTTCCTCGTCTTTGCTGTAATGTCTTAGAAAGTGATGAATATAAGGCTCTGCCCTTTGATCAGACCCTTTCCGCGCAAAGTAGTGCTTTAACTCGGCGCAAAGTATCCCAAGGTCACATGCAAAATGTCCATGCCTGGATGCCAGTTCGAAATCAAGAAGAAACGGTCTTCCCTTGTGAAATATATAGTTTACAGGTGTAGAGTCATTGTGGACCATGCAGCCCTTTTCTCTGTCCAGAAAGGAGCTGTACCACCATTTTCCAAGGAGATGTTCATACTTTTCTTTTTCGTGAAGATTGATCTTGAGATGCTTCAAAACATAATGAAATTTTGAAAACTCATTTTCTTTGTCATAGTGTGCCTGCGTATTTTCATGAAGTTTTCTGAGCATATCTGCCAAATATTCTAATTTTTTCTTCGGTTCCTTCCTGTGGTCAAAGTACCAGAATAGGGGCTTTCCGGGCACGTATTCGCTGACAAGGACACAGTGAAAACCTTTATTTATTGCAATCGGCTCAGGGACATCAATTATTCTCCTGGCTTTTTTAAGATATTTATATTCTTTTTTCATCAAGTCGTAGCTATCGTATTTTTTGATCATTCCGGTGGGTATCCCGAAAAATTTAGCTATAACGCTAAATCCTTCCCCTTTAAACTCATACCTGCAGACCCTGTGCGATGCATGGCTGAGTTTGAAAACGCGAACTTCGCAATCTTTGTTCCGTAACCTATCCCCGAGCACCTCTATAAGCCAGTCCCCGAAAGTGTTTCCTGGCTTTATAGTCCTGATGTATTCAAAAGATGCCATGAAATGTCCCAACATTTATGGTTTACTATACCCTGAAATTATTTTGCATATAAAAAATAATTATATTGTTCATTTGATGATATAAACGCAGATGATTTAACTTTAAGGCGGGAAGTCTCCCCTTCCTCGGAGCGAAGCGACAGGTGGGGGATGAAAGCCGTCAACTTCACTATATTAAGTTTAACAGAACCTATATATCTTTTTAAAACGCATAATGTATAGTATGTTAAAAGCCTACAAATATCGAATCTACCCTAGCAAAAAACAAAAGGAAATGATACAAGTTCATTTTGGTGCATGTAGATTTGTCTATAACTGGGCTTTAGAACAAAAGATAAAAACTTATGAACAAACTGGGAAATCAATATCGAGGTTTGATTTACAGCACATTTTAGTCCATGAAGTAAAACCTTCTAACGAATGGTTAAAAGAAGCTAATTCACAGGCTCTACTTGCCTCTTTAGTAAATGTAGAATCAGCATTTACTAAATTCTTTAGAGAGAAATCCGGATTTCCTAAGTTCAAGTCTAAGAAAAATCCGGTTCAATCATATCAAATGGCTCAACATTATGCGGTAGATTTTGAGAAGCAGATAATTAAGCTTCCTAAAATAGGTGAAGTTAAAACCATACTTCATAGAAGGTTTGAAGGCAAACTTAAAACCGCAACAATTTCAAGATCAAGTACAGGAAAATATTATATCAGTATCCTTGTAGATAATGAAAAAGATATTCTGAAAAGCAGAACTTTTCAGAATCAACTACAATAGGTATTGATGCAGGCATCAAAGATTTTGCAGTTCTATCAAATGGAGAAAAGGTTGAAAATCCAAAATACCTTAAAAATTCTCTAAAAAGAATGAAAGTTCTCCAAAAAAGAGTATCGAGAAAAGTTAAAGGCTCTAAGAATAGGAATAAGGCTAGACAGCATCTTTCAAAAATCCATGAAACTATTAGCAATCAGAGAAATAATTTCCAGCATCAACTCTCTTTTAGACTGATTAGCGAGAACCAAGCTATTGCGCTGGAAACTCTGAATGTTAAAGGTATGGTAAAAAATCATTGTCTGGCTCAATCTATTTC
The genomic region above belongs to Methanosarcina horonobensis HB-1 = JCM 15518 and contains:
- a CDS encoding phosphotransferase; translation: MASFEYIRTIKPGNTFGDWLIEVLGDRLRNKDCEVRVFKLSHASHRVCRYEFKGEGFSVIAKFFGIPTGMIKKYDSYDLMKKEYKYLKKARRIIDVPEPIAINKGFHCVLVSEYVPGKPLFWYFDHRKEPKKKLEYLADMLRKLHENTQAHYDKENEFSKFHYVLKHLKINLHEKEKYEHLLGKWWYSSFLDREKGCMVHNDSTPVNYIFHKGRPFLLDFELASRHGHFACDLGILCAELKHYFARKGSDQRAEPYIHHFLRHYSKDEEEFRKITEIIPFYMAYGLLRIAILKCNSKYRNYLLKEAKSCLKAIEKM
- the cbiZ gene encoding adenosylcobinamide amidohydrolase, with amino-acid sequence MRYYAKDSTLVIEGNFEAVSTGLNGGRARVKYIFNRQVPRTFNPPDPREFIKEEALKMGLEVANTFGLLTAVNMEYLQVIEDDYLTAFITAGVSNGSKFRAKVGTINIILVSKARLSETALLGAIITATEAKGLALLEKGYTFLGTNTDAVVVAYEIDSEPDSESEKNQGIPYAGSSTEFGKKITEAVIKGIKAGLELRGE